Proteins co-encoded in one Acidovorax sp. 69 genomic window:
- a CDS encoding electron transfer flavoprotein subunit alpha/FixB family protein: MSVLVIAEHDNASIKGATLNTVTAAVACGGDVHVLVAGHNAGAAAAAAAQIAGVAKVIHADATGLAHGLAENVAAQVLALQGNAASNYSHILFPATAGGKNVAPRVAAKLDVAQISDITKVVAADTFERPIYAGNAIATVQSADSVKVITVRATGFDAAAATGGGAAVETAAATADAGKSSYVGSEIAKNDRPELTAAKIIVSGGRALGSKEKFDEVMTPLADKLGAAIGASRAAVDAGYAPNDLQVGQTGKIVAPQLYVAAGISGAIQHLAGMKDSKVIVAINKDPEAPIFSVADYGLEADLFTAVPELVKAL; the protein is encoded by the coding sequence ATGTCGGTACTCGTTATTGCTGAACACGACAACGCCTCCATCAAGGGCGCAACCCTCAACACCGTGACGGCCGCTGTGGCCTGCGGTGGTGACGTACACGTGCTGGTGGCAGGCCACAACGCGGGCGCCGCCGCCGCTGCCGCTGCCCAGATCGCCGGTGTCGCCAAGGTCATCCACGCCGACGCCACCGGCCTGGCCCATGGCCTGGCAGAAAACGTGGCTGCGCAAGTCCTGGCACTTCAGGGAAATGCGGCCAGCAACTACAGCCACATCCTGTTCCCTGCCACCGCCGGCGGCAAGAACGTGGCCCCCCGCGTGGCTGCCAAGCTCGACGTGGCCCAGATCAGCGACATCACCAAAGTGGTGGCCGCCGACACCTTCGAGCGCCCCATCTACGCTGGCAACGCCATCGCCACCGTGCAAAGCGCAGACAGCGTGAAGGTCATCACCGTGCGCGCCACCGGCTTTGATGCCGCAGCAGCCACCGGTGGTGGTGCCGCCGTCGAAACAGCCGCCGCAACGGCCGACGCAGGCAAGAGCAGCTATGTGGGCAGCGAAATCGCCAAGAACGACCGCCCCGAACTGACCGCCGCCAAGATCATCGTCTCTGGTGGCCGGGCGCTGGGCAGCAAGGAAAAGTTTGACGAAGTCATGACCCCGCTGGCCGACAAGCTGGGCGCCGCCATTGGTGCCAGCCGCGCAGCGGTGGACGCGGGCTACGCCCCCAACGACCTGCAAGTGGGCCAGACCGGCAAGATCGTGGCGCCCCAGTTGTACGTGGCTGCCGGTATCTCGGGCGCCATCCAGCACTTGGCCGGGATGAAGGACTCCAAGGTGATCGTGGCGATCAACAAGGACCCTGAGGCACCGATCTTCTCGGTGGCTGACTATGGGCTGGAGGCGGATCTGTTCACGGCCGTGCCTGAACTGGTCAAGGCGCTGTAA
- a CDS encoding electron transfer flavoprotein subunit beta/FixA family protein: MKILVPVKRVVDYNVKVRVKSDNTGVDIANVKMSMNPFDEIAVEEAVRLKEKGLVTEVIAVSCGVTQCQETLRTAMAIGADRAILVETPADLDLQPLAVAKLLKALVDKEQPGLVILGKQAIDDDANQVGQMLAALADLPQATNASKVDLAADKVSVTREIDGGLETLALSLPAVITTDLRLNEPRYVTLPNIMKAKKKQLDIVKPEDLGVDVAPRLKTLKVAEPAKRGAGIKVADVAALVEKLKNEAKVI, from the coding sequence ATGAAAATCCTCGTCCCTGTCAAGCGCGTGGTGGACTACAACGTGAAGGTCCGAGTGAAGTCGGACAACACGGGTGTGGACATCGCCAACGTGAAGATGAGCATGAACCCCTTTGACGAAATCGCCGTTGAAGAGGCCGTGCGCCTGAAAGAAAAAGGCCTGGTGACCGAAGTCATCGCTGTCTCCTGCGGCGTCACGCAGTGCCAGGAAACCCTGCGCACCGCCATGGCCATTGGTGCCGATCGTGCCATTCTGGTTGAAACCCCAGCCGACCTGGACCTGCAGCCCCTGGCCGTGGCCAAACTGCTCAAGGCCCTGGTGGACAAGGAACAACCCGGCCTCGTCATCCTGGGCAAACAAGCCATTGACGACGACGCCAACCAGGTCGGCCAGATGCTGGCCGCTTTGGCGGACCTGCCCCAGGCCACCAACGCCAGCAAGGTGGACCTGGCGGCCGACAAGGTCAGCGTGACCCGTGAAATCGACGGCGGCTTGGAAACCCTGGCCCTGTCGCTGCCCGCCGTCATCACCACCGACCTGCGCCTGAACGAGCCCCGCTACGTCACCTTGCCCAACATCATGAAGGCCAAGAAAAAGCAGCTCGATATCGTCAAACCCGAAGACCTCGGTGTGGACGTAGCCCCCCGCCTCAAGACCCTGAAGGTGGCCGAGCCCGCCAAGCGCGGCGCAGGCATCAAGGTGGCCGACGTGGCCGCCCTGGTCGAGAAACTCAAGAACGAAGCGAAGGTGATCTGA
- a CDS encoding class I adenylate-forming enzyme family protein gives MNRSASPDLSAPFPPFRRVSDLLRDNAGQRPGASALADDDAALNWAQLDALVDRVAASLQRDGLAPGDVVAVCAASSVRYAAVYLGALRAGVVVAPLAPSVTPGAMASMLGDAQARTLFADAQGRAALPPEAAAALALVALDDAGAGTPWSEWLAPEGAVPQPVEVGPDHPFNIIYSSGTTGHPKGIVQSHGMRWAHLVRGQAQGYGPDSVTLLATPLYSNTTLVSFFPGLCWGGSARLMAKFDALRYLQIAQKIRATHSMLVPVQYQRIMALPQFGEFDLSSFRAKFCTSAPFRSDLKADILARWPGALFEFYGMTEGGGTCILAAHEHPDKLHTVGQPATTSDIRLIDEEGRELPPGATGEVVGHSPGMMTGYYRQPDKTREAEWFDATGKRFIRTGDVGRFDEQGFLTLLDRRKDMVISGGFNIYPSDLEAELRKHPAVADVAVTGVPSDQWGETPVAFVCRLPGATDDAAQLMAWYNARAGKTQRLSAVYFIDELPRSAIGKVLKRELRELHATLSR, from the coding sequence ATGAACCGCTCCGCTTCCCCTGACCTGTCTGCCCCCTTCCCGCCATTTCGGCGTGTTTCTGACCTGCTGCGCGACAACGCCGGGCAGCGCCCGGGCGCCAGCGCCCTGGCCGACGATGACGCCGCGCTGAACTGGGCCCAGCTCGATGCGCTGGTAGACCGCGTCGCAGCGTCGCTGCAGCGCGACGGGCTGGCCCCGGGCGACGTGGTGGCGGTGTGCGCCGCTTCGTCGGTGCGCTATGCCGCCGTGTACCTGGGCGCGTTGCGCGCGGGCGTGGTGGTGGCGCCGCTGGCACCGTCGGTCACGCCAGGGGCCATGGCGTCGATGCTGGGCGATGCCCAGGCGCGCACACTGTTTGCCGATGCGCAGGGCAGGGCGGCCCTGCCGCCAGAGGCTGCGGCCGCTCTGGCGCTGGTGGCGCTGGACGACGCGGGCGCGGGCACGCCGTGGAGCGAATGGCTCGCCCCCGAAGGCGCGGTGCCGCAGCCGGTGGAGGTGGGGCCCGATCACCCGTTCAACATCATTTATTCGTCGGGCACCACGGGCCACCCCAAGGGCATCGTGCAGTCGCACGGCATGCGCTGGGCGCACCTGGTGCGCGGCCAGGCCCAGGGCTACGGGCCTGACAGTGTCACGCTGCTGGCCACGCCGCTGTATTCCAACACCACGCTGGTGTCGTTCTTCCCCGGCCTGTGCTGGGGCGGCAGCGCGCGGTTGATGGCGAAGTTTGATGCGCTGCGCTACCTGCAGATTGCGCAGAAGATCCGCGCCACGCACTCCATGCTGGTGCCGGTGCAGTACCAGCGCATCATGGCGCTGCCGCAGTTTGGCGAATTCGACTTGTCGTCCTTTCGCGCCAAGTTCTGCACCAGTGCGCCGTTTCGCTCCGATCTCAAGGCCGACATCCTGGCGCGCTGGCCGGGCGCGCTGTTCGAGTTCTACGGCATGACCGAGGGCGGCGGCACCTGCATCCTGGCCGCGCACGAGCACCCCGACAAGCTGCACACCGTGGGCCAGCCCGCAACCACCAGCGACATCCGCCTGATCGATGAAGAGGGCCGAGAACTGCCGCCCGGTGCCACCGGCGAGGTGGTGGGCCATTCGCCCGGCATGATGACCGGCTACTACCGCCAGCCCGACAAGACGCGCGAGGCCGAGTGGTTTGACGCCACTGGCAAGCGCTTCATCCGCACAGGCGATGTGGGCCGGTTTGACGAACAGGGCTTTTTGACCCTGCTGGACCGCCGCAAGGACATGGTCATCAGTGGCGGCTTCAACATCTACCCGAGCGACCTCGAAGCTGAGCTGCGCAAGCACCCGGCTGTGGCCGATGTGGCCGTGACGGGGGTTCCGTCGGACCAGTGGGGCGAAACGCCGGTGGCCTTTGTGTGCCGCTTGCCCGGCGCTACGGACGACGCCGCCCAGCTCATGGCCTGGTACAACGCCCGCGCCGGCAAGACGCAGCGGCTGTCAGCCGTCTATTTCATCGATGAGCTGCCCCGCAGCGCCATCGGCAAGGTGCTCAAGCGCGAGCTGCGCGAACTGCACGCCACGCTGTCGCGTTAA
- a CDS encoding tripartite tricarboxylate transporter substrate binding protein, whose amino-acid sequence MKTPSSLRAAFSRRAVLSTAAALSALGLLGTAPAHAQAWPNKVIKLVVPFPPGGPTDTASRIVGQKLAERLKQPVVVENRAGASGSIAAQQIAKTPGDGYTLMMLATPTLLAPHLYKKAGYDTTKDFVSVATVYDLPIVVVVNPAMMPTVTDLQKLITHAKARPGQLNYTSSGVGSFGHLSMELLKQLGQFEMEHVPYKGGVPAITDTLGGQVPMMYADLVAALPHIQTGKLRAIAVGSPQRVGVIPSVPTIAEQGFKGFDAVSWGGLMAPPGTPKDVVERISAEVKAILADKEVQDKLLNAGAIAHYQGPAQMAQRVNGDYAKWGQVIRDKGIVFE is encoded by the coding sequence ATGAAAACACCATCCTCTTTGCGCGCGGCTTTTTCACGTCGCGCCGTTCTCTCCACAGCTGCGGCGTTATCGGCTCTTGGCCTGCTGGGCACGGCCCCCGCTCATGCACAGGCCTGGCCCAACAAGGTGATCAAGCTGGTGGTGCCCTTCCCGCCGGGCGGCCCCACCGACACCGCCTCGCGCATCGTGGGCCAGAAGCTGGCCGAGCGCCTGAAGCAGCCCGTGGTCGTCGAGAACCGCGCCGGTGCCTCGGGCTCGATTGCCGCGCAGCAGATCGCCAAGACCCCCGGCGACGGGTACACGCTGATGATGCTGGCCACCCCCACGCTGCTGGCGCCACACCTGTACAAGAAGGCAGGCTACGACACCACCAAGGATTTTGTCTCGGTGGCTACCGTGTACGACCTGCCCATCGTCGTCGTGGTCAACCCCGCCATGATGCCCACCGTGACCGATCTGCAAAAGCTCATCACCCACGCCAAGGCGCGGCCTGGCCAGCTCAACTACACCAGCTCGGGCGTGGGCAGCTTTGGCCACCTGAGCATGGAGCTGCTCAAGCAGCTGGGCCAGTTCGAGATGGAGCACGTGCCCTACAAGGGCGGCGTGCCCGCCATCACCGACACGCTGGGCGGCCAGGTGCCCATGATGTACGCCGACCTCGTGGCGGCGCTGCCCCACATCCAGACCGGCAAGCTGCGCGCCATTGCCGTGGGTTCGCCCCAGCGCGTGGGCGTGATCCCCAGCGTGCCCACCATTGCAGAGCAGGGCTTCAAGGGCTTTGATGCCGTGTCGTGGGGCGGCCTGATGGCGCCGCCCGGCACGCCCAAGGATGTGGTCGAGCGCATCAGCGCCGAAGTCAAAGCCATCCTGGCCGACAAGGAAGTGCAGGACAAGCTGCTCAACGCTGGCGCCATTGCCCACTACCAGGGCCCGGCACAGATGGCCCAGCGCGTGAACGGCGATTACGCCAAGTGGGGGCAGGTGATTCGCGACAAGGGCATCGTCTTCGAGTAA
- a CDS encoding tripartite tricarboxylate transporter substrate binding protein gives MNFTHIHRRRVVQGLAALASTGLLGSALAQTGKDAWPAKPIKLIVPYQAGGATDITARTLGEKLSARLGQPVLVDNRGGAGGVTGTDLALKSTADGYTLLVSLGTTMLINQYLYDRLPYQPQKDQSLITQIALAPVVLLVNPQLPVSNASELMAYIDRNKGKMAYGSWGMGSYAHLAGAWLSDKHKADMNHVAYKGEAPMLQDLVGGQFQMAFASLQSARPYIETGRLKPLAVTGGQRMDALPKVATMAEQGIKDEVFQVTGWVGMSAPAKTPPEVVARLGTELQAVIAMPEVRERIQQMGFIPVGSSPEQFSAQFKKDAPVWERVVKVSGAKLD, from the coding sequence ATGAACTTCACCCACATTCACCGCCGCCGCGTCGTCCAGGGCTTGGCCGCTTTGGCCAGCACCGGCCTGCTCGGCTCTGCCCTTGCGCAAACGGGCAAAGACGCCTGGCCTGCCAAGCCCATCAAGCTGATCGTGCCGTACCAGGCTGGAGGCGCCACCGACATCACCGCACGCACGCTGGGCGAAAAGCTCTCGGCCCGGCTGGGCCAGCCCGTGCTGGTGGACAACCGCGGGGGTGCCGGGGGCGTGACGGGTACCGACCTGGCGCTCAAGTCGACGGCCGACGGCTACACGCTGCTGGTGTCGCTGGGCACCACCATGCTGATCAATCAGTACCTGTACGACCGCCTGCCCTACCAGCCGCAAAAGGACCAGTCGCTCATCACGCAGATCGCGCTGGCTCCGGTCGTGTTGCTGGTGAACCCGCAATTGCCGGTGTCCAATGCCTCCGAGCTGATGGCCTACATCGATCGCAACAAGGGCAAGATGGCCTATGGCTCCTGGGGCATGGGCTCGTATGCCCACCTGGCGGGCGCCTGGCTGTCTGACAAGCACAAGGCCGACATGAACCACGTGGCCTACAAGGGCGAGGCGCCCATGCTGCAGGACCTGGTGGGCGGACAGTTCCAGATGGCGTTTGCCAGCCTGCAGTCGGCCCGGCCGTACATTGAAACGGGCCGGCTCAAGCCGCTGGCGGTGACGGGCGGCCAGCGCATGGATGCCCTGCCCAAGGTGGCCACCATGGCCGAGCAGGGCATCAAGGACGAGGTCTTCCAAGTGACCGGCTGGGTGGGCATGAGCGCCCCTGCCAAAACGCCGCCCGAAGTGGTGGCCCGTCTGGGCACCGAACTGCAGGCCGTCATCGCGATGCCTGAGGTGCGCGAGCGCATCCAGCAGATGGGTTTTATCCCCGTTGGCAGCAGCCCTGAACAATTCAGCGCCCAATTCAAAAAAGACGCGCCGGTCTGGGAGCGCGTGGTCAAGGTGTCTGGCGCAAAGCTCGACTGA
- a CDS encoding CaiB/BaiF CoA-transferase family protein yields the protein MTTTTPTPPLPEGMDFPLEGVRVLDLSRVFAGPLCGQVLADFGADVIKVEHPGRGDDTRDWGMRVGKTETTYYNSMNRNKRSITVDLQTPEGVKIIHDLLPQCDVVVQNFKTGGAEKLGLGYEQLKAIKPDLIYCSVAGYDSSGPEAKRPGYDLVIQAEAGLMAINGEASQPPLKFGVAAVDMMTGMYAAQAVLAALFRRCTTGKGRHIEMALYDCGLMITGYYGLDAMLLGHDPQRYGNAHPSIVPYGMFEAQDGPLIIAVGNNSQFDKFCRHVVMRPDIVEDPRYATNVERARNRLTLLPLMKELIASFARDVLLERLTAAGIPCGRVAGLHEALTSERTRRGGLLQEMPHPVAGTTHVFAPPYRMDGQRLPIRHAPPTLGAATRDVLQQLLQLPEAELQALRDKGVLTLPPL from the coding sequence ATGACCACAACGACACCCACACCACCGTTGCCCGAGGGCATGGACTTCCCGCTGGAGGGCGTGCGCGTGCTCGATCTGTCGCGCGTGTTTGCCGGGCCACTGTGTGGCCAGGTGCTGGCCGACTTTGGTGCCGATGTCATCAAGGTGGAGCACCCCGGCCGGGGCGACGATACCCGCGACTGGGGCATGCGTGTCGGCAAGACCGAGACCACCTACTACAACAGCATGAACCGCAACAAGCGGTCCATCACGGTCGATTTGCAAACGCCCGAAGGCGTGAAGATCATCCATGACCTGCTGCCGCAGTGCGACGTGGTGGTTCAGAACTTCAAGACGGGCGGCGCCGAAAAACTGGGTCTGGGTTACGAGCAACTCAAAGCCATCAAGCCCGACCTGATTTATTGCTCGGTCGCCGGTTATGACAGCTCAGGGCCCGAGGCCAAGCGCCCCGGCTACGACCTGGTGATCCAGGCGGAGGCGGGATTGATGGCGATCAATGGAGAGGCCAGCCAGCCACCCCTGAAGTTCGGCGTGGCGGCGGTAGACATGATGACCGGCATGTACGCGGCGCAGGCCGTGCTGGCGGCGCTGTTCCGTCGCTGCACCACGGGCAAGGGGCGCCACATCGAGATGGCGCTGTACGACTGCGGGCTGATGATCACCGGCTACTACGGGCTGGATGCCATGCTGCTGGGCCACGACCCGCAGCGCTACGGCAATGCCCACCCCTCCATCGTGCCGTACGGCATGTTCGAGGCGCAGGATGGCCCGCTGATCATCGCGGTGGGCAACAACAGCCAGTTCGACAAGTTCTGCCGCCATGTGGTGATGCGCCCCGACATCGTGGAAGACCCGCGTTACGCCACCAACGTCGAGCGTGCCCGCAATCGGCTGACCCTGCTGCCGTTGATGAAAGAGCTGATCGCCAGCTTCGCCCGCGACGTGCTGCTGGAGCGCCTGACTGCTGCCGGCATTCCGTGCGGCCGCGTGGCAGGCCTGCATGAGGCGCTGACCAGCGAGCGCACGCGCCGGGGCGGCCTGCTGCAAGAAATGCCGCACCCCGTGGCGGGCACCACGCACGTGTTCGCGCCGCCCTATCGGATGGATGGGCAGCGCCTGCCGATCCGCCATGCACCGCCCACGCTGGGCGCCGCCACGCGTGACGTGCTGCAGCAGCTGCTGCAGCTGCCCGAGGCCGAGCTGCAGGCGCTGCGCGACAAGGGCGTACTCACGCTTCCACCGCTCTAA